A window of Quercus robur chromosome 12, dhQueRobu3.1, whole genome shotgun sequence genomic DNA:
GCTACTAATGAATTTGTGGGCATTGGCCAACTCTGATGCAGATATAATTTCTGCCTCAGTTGCATCTCCTTCCTTTCCATATGCAATGTTGGCACGGATAGTGTCATTGAACAAAATTGGTTCTTGGCTCACAAGCCCCATTTGCTGCCTCAACCATTTGAGTTGAAACTTTTGAATTTCAATTCCATCCAGTGTTATATGGCCTGAATCAGGATCATAAAATCTTTGTAAAAGTGAGACCACTGTTGATTTTCCACTACCACTTTCTCCGACAAGGGCAACCGTCTGAAAGATGTTTAGAACAATAACTTGATCAGTACGTTTTAAATGAAATGCTCCTTGCGAAAAGGAAATGGAAGTTTAGATACAATCCAATAATTAAACTTTACCTTGCCAGAATGAATTTTTAAGTTGAGGTCTCGGAAAATCTGAATATCTGGTCTAGAAGGATACTTAAAGCTTACATCACAAAGCTCAATTTCGCCCTTTACATCATCCAATTTCATGCCAGACTCCTCACTTGGGTCTATCTTTGACTTCCGATCTAATATTGCAAATATGGAAGCAGCGGCGTTCTTGGCTTTGCTAGAATCAGGAGCAAAGGAGCTTGTTTGAGAAATTCCAATTGCTGCCATGGTTAAGGCAAAAAAAACCTGTAGAGCatacatacaaaatttcaaagttaatTTTGTATGAGTAAATTTCACCATTCTCTAAAAGTTGCcaaatttcttctaaaaaactttgaaaaacatgGGAAGTGGGAAGAATATTTACCCGGAAAACGTCTGAGAATGTTGTTTTGCCAGCCTCAACAAGTCGAGCTCCAGCATAGAAACTAGTTGCGTAGACAGAATACATTAAGAAGAAAGATAACCCAAATCCTATTCCACTAATCAGGCCTTGCCGTATCCCTGTCTTCATAGGACCTTCacattttcttttgtataaTTCCATCACATTCTCTTCTGCACAAAAAGAAGCAACCGTTCTTATACTTCCAACAGCATCATTTGCAACCTGGCTCGCTTCCTCATACATCatctgaaaaaattaaaatttacatcGTGATAAATTCTTTTTAACACAAATACTAAAATTTACTTGTAAAGAATTCTACAACATTATCATTCTTGGATATAATTTCTACTTTTTTCAAGTCTGTCCTTGAAGAATGTTTAGCATGGTGCAATCATACATAGTAACATAGTAACATAGAAAAGGCATTAATTTTAAAGCATACCTTTGCATCTGCACTAAATCCTTTCATGAACTTCACTTGAATAAATCCATTAACTCCAATTAGAGGAATCAATACCAGGATAATAAAAGCCAACTGCCAGCAAGCAACAAAGGCAATGACCAACCCAGCAACTGCTGAAGCCATATTTTCAACCATCTGACCAAGTGCATCCCCTACTAAAGCACGCACTGATGCTGCATCTGCTGAGAGCCTTGCACCAATTGCACCACTTGAATTATCAGGATCATCAAACCAACTAACCTCCATGTTAACCACCTTCTCAAAGCACATTACTCTAATACGTCCGATTAATTTACACCCAGCCACAGCAAAGAAGTATGATCGTGCTGGACTCATCAGAAATGATGCCAGACCAAGGAGCATAAACATTATTGCCCAAAATTTTGAATCCTTTTTTAGTCCATTAGGTTCAAAAAATATCTTGATAGCGCTGGAAATTAGTAATCCTAAAATTGGAAGTATTACGCCATTGAGGATTGCAGCTACAGCTCCAATTATAAGCACTGGAATCTCAGGCTTGTTAAGGTAGGCAACGCGGCTGAGTGGAACATTTGGAAGTTCTTCTGTAGGTACTGAAGGGGATTCTGTTTCTGCCCGTGCAATGTCTGGTACATTAACTCCTGTAGGTAAACCAAATGATACAGAGAATGAGTGGCGGCTACTGTTTCCCACTCCAGATGATCCTCGACTTATAGATCGTTGGATTGACATTCTTTGAGTTGAGTGTCTGAATGATTCCACAGTAATTTCCGGATTGTTTTGATCATCTAAAGCTTGTTCTGATCCTTTGTTTACTTCTTGCAAGCGTATAAGCTGAGAGTATGCTCCCTCAGGATCCTTGAGTAGTTCTGAGTGCGAGCCTGATCAAGTGACATAAACATTACTCAGTATAAGTCAACCATCTTCTTTCACATCAGTATGTGAAATCTGGGATCCAATAATTACTTGTAGCCAAGACTAGTTTAAGATTCCAAAATTGATTAGGAAAAAATAATGCATGATAGTATAAGAAAGCAAGTCCTTTTCattctgtttctcaaaaaaaaaagaaaaaaaaaaaaagtccttttcattttattttttttcaattatgcaACGTCTATAATCATTTGTGAATTTCGAAAAATTGATGTTTGATGACAATATCCAGGACATACACCAATTCCCATAATACAGATTGATGAAGGCTTCTACATATATCCTCAttccaattaaagaaaattcaCACTTGGGAGATTGTGATATGTTTTGGTCGTGATAACAAATTATTACCAAGTACTTACTATAAACACAGGGTTCGATGCACACTTTGATACTGGTTCCACATgagaataaattttaaaaaagaaatcaatggcTATAGTTATTAGGTACCTTTTTCAACCATCTTTCCTCTATGAATGACGGCAATCATATCAGCATTCCTTACTGTGCTCAAACGATGCGCAACAATGACTGTTGTCCTGTTGACCATAATCCTGTCCAATGCCTCTTGCACTATCCTTTCAGGCTCTGCATCAAGTGCACTTGTAGCTTCATCGAGAAGTAGTATTCGTGGGTCTTTCAGAATTGCTCTTGCAATGGCAATCCTCTGTTTCTGTCCACCAGACATCTGTGTTCCGTGCTCACCAACCATGGTATCTAGCCCCTGgaaatgaaattcaaaatattgaaGTAAATCAACAAGTTTTCTGATAATGAATATGAACACAAGGTCCCACAGTGTAATCAAGTTGACTGAAAATCAGAACCTGTGGCAATTTGTCAATGAATTTAGCAGCATTGGCTAGTTCAGCTGCTGCTCTTATCTCTTCGATAGTTGCACCATCCTTTCCATATGCAATATTATCCTTAATGCTGGATGCAAATAACACAGGTTCCTGGCTGACAAGACCAATTTTCCCTCTAATCCATTTGAGCTGAAATTCTTTGAGGTTAATTCCATCTATAAGAACTTCGCCAGCATGAGGGTCATAGAATCTCTCTATCAGACTAATGACTGTTGACTTCCCACTTCCACTTTGTCCAACCAAAGCTGTAGTTGTGCCACTTGGGATAGAAAGAGAGAATCCATTGAATATTAGTTCATCCGGTCTGCTTGGGTAACTGAAATAAACATCCCTTAGCTCTATATCTCCATGAATGTCATTTAACGTCCTTCCCTTTGTGTCATAAGCATCTATCACTGGCTTCCTCCCTATAGTTTCAAACATCTTAAATGCTGCAGCTTGTCCCGCAGCGAATGCACTCATGCAGGGAGATGCCTGTCCTAGAGACCTGAAATATCCATAAGGAATCAGAAAATGAGAGACTGATGAATGATTTAGAAACTAGGGTGTACAAATACCAATctgaatgtttaaattttttgcttGCTTTTTATGAAACAAAAACAGGAGGAAATTTCCATTTATTAGGTACAATGAGAATATAACCATATTAGCATATGAAAGCTATTAGtagtaaaacaagaaaagaaatgcAGCTCACATGGAACCAGATAACACGGCAATTATCACGGTCAGCACTTGACCCCCATCATATCCTTTCTCCAGTATCATCTTTGCACCAAACCATACAGCCAAAGCGTAAGTGCAGAAGACTACAAACGTAGCTGTGCCAAGACCAAAACCAGAAGCCAAGCCTTCCTGAACGCCTGAATTGTAAGcttttaaaacaaatttcttgTAACTAATTATAGCTTGCTTCTCACCGGTGAATGATGCAACCTAGACAACAATCAAGTTCAATGTCATGATTTTTATAAAACCTAAAAGCAGAACCAAACACATTATTTCAAGATAAAACTCCAAAATATCCCAGGCACATATTTTGTTATGACAACATGACATACTGTTCTGATTGAGCCAATCGTCTGTTCAACTACATTTGCTGCTTTTGCATAAGCACTTTGTCCCCGGGACGCCATCTTGGGTATGATGATGGACATAACTGCACCAGATGCcacaagaagaggaagagaggatAACATGACAAGGGTTAGAAGCCACCCTTTGATAAATGCTACCAAAAAGCCTCCGATGAATGTAGTAGTCAGTTGCAAAAATTTCCCGACCTGcacaaacacaatttttaaacCCCTGGATCTTGTGCAAAGATACGCAAAATACAGGATCATTGCTTTTGATGTAACTGTAACAGCACTTTAGTACCTTCTCACCCATTGCATCCTGTATTAGGACGGTGTCACCAGACATTCTGCTAACAACCTCGCCCGTGTTTGTTTCCTTATCAAAGAATGCAACATCTTGCCTCAGAATAGTCTTCAGATATAAACGCCTTAT
This region includes:
- the LOC126710337 gene encoding ABC transporter B family member 11-like, coding for MAVENGLDSQTNTDAATTSKSNAEEEKTSSMNGDQEDSKKSKGDEKTNTVPFRKLFSFADSTDILLMILGTIGAVGNGICMPLMTLLFGELSNSFGQNQNSPNMVDTVSKVCLKFVYLALGASVAAFLQVACWMVTGERQAARIRRLYLKTILRQDVAFFDKETNTGEVVSRMSGDTVLIQDAMGEKVGKFLQLTTTFIGGFLVAFIKGWLLTLVMLSSLPLLVASGAVMSIIIPKMASRGQSAYAKAANVVEQTIGSIRTVASFTGEKQAIISYKKFVLKAYNSGVQEGLASGFGLGTATFVVFCTYALAVWFGAKMILEKGYDGGQVLTVIIAVLSGSMSLGQASPCMSAFAAGQAAAFKMFETIGRKPVIDAYDTKGRTLNDIHGDIELRDVYFSYPSRPDELIFNGFSLSIPSGTTTALVGQSGSGKSTVISLIERFYDPHAGEVLIDGINLKEFQLKWIRGKIGLVSQEPVLFASSIKDNIAYGKDGATIEEIRAAAELANAAKFIDKLPQGLDTMVGEHGTQMSGGQKQRIAIARAILKDPRILLLDEATSALDAEPERIVQEALDRIMVNRTTVIVAHRLSTVRNADMIAVIHRGKMVEKGSHSELLKDPEGAYSQLIRLQEVNKGSEQALDDQNNPEITVESFRHSTQRMSIQRSISRGSSGVGNSSRHSFSVSFGLPTGVNVPDIARAETESPSVPTEELPNVPLSRVAYLNKPEIPVLIIGAVAAILNGVILPILGLLISSAIKIFFEPNGLKKDSKFWAIMFMLLGLASFLMSPARSYFFAVAGCKLIGRIRVMCFEKVVNMEVSWFDDPDNSSGAIGARLSADAASVRALVGDALGQMVENMASAVAGLVIAFVACWQLAFIILVLIPLIGVNGFIQVKFMKGFSADAKMMYEEASQVANDAVGSIRTVASFCAEENVMELYKRKCEGPMKTGIRQGLISGIGFGLSFFLMYSVYATSFYAGARLVEAGKTTFSDVFRVFFALTMAAIGISQTSSFAPDSSKAKNAAASIFAILDRKSKIDPSEESGMKLDDVKGEIELCDVSFKYPSRPDIQIFRDLNLKIHSGKTVALVGESGSGKSTVVSLLQRFYDPDSGHITLDGIEIQKFQLKWLRQQMGLVSQEPILFNDTIRANIAYGKEGDATEAEIISASELANAHKFISSLQQGYDTMVGERGVQLSGGQKQRVAIARAIVKSPKILLLDEATSALDAESEKIVQDALDRVMVNRTTIVVAHRLSTIKNADLIAVVKNGVIVEKGKHETLINIKDGFYASLVALHTSTSTV